One genomic window of Streptomonospora nanhaiensis includes the following:
- a CDS encoding glycosyltransferase: MKIAFLIANAYGMGGTIRTVFTLSQGLTAAGHDVEIVSLARHRDQPFFPLPDGVTLRALSPGPGNPPGSPPANPPGGRPDAPPPPPDPGPLDRWRHRRVGGTIPLTEARNHRVFDARRMHALAAYLRGTDADAAIGTRPGLNLLLARWAPPRLLRIGQEHVHHDRHAFDIRFAIARRYRRLDGLTVLTEADRARYHGVLRSPPPGWLAVMPNPLPPGRHPRAALDAPVVAAAGRADPVKQYPLLLDAFAEVARCEPDWRLRIYGTAKRDEALRAIIADKGLGDRVALMGRVRDLSAELAGASVLAVSSRSEGFGMTIIEAFAAGVPVVSFDCPHGPREIIDHGRTGLLVTPQDPSALAGALLRLARDPALRRRMGDAARRAAAAYDLGAVTRRWEDYLAARMAAKRHGLSRAT; encoded by the coding sequence GTGAAGATCGCGTTCCTGATCGCCAACGCCTACGGCATGGGCGGCACCATCCGCACCGTCTTCACACTCTCCCAGGGGCTGACCGCCGCCGGGCACGACGTCGAGATCGTCAGCCTCGCCCGGCACCGCGACCAGCCCTTCTTCCCCCTCCCCGACGGCGTGACCCTGCGCGCCCTCAGCCCCGGCCCCGGCAATCCGCCCGGCAGTCCGCCCGCCAATCCGCCCGGCGGCCGGCCCGATGCCCCGCCCCCGCCGCCCGACCCGGGGCCGCTGGACCGCTGGCGGCACCGCCGCGTCGGCGGCACCATCCCGCTCACCGAGGCCCGCAACCACCGCGTCTTCGACGCCCGCCGCATGCACGCCCTCGCCGCCTACCTGCGCGGCACCGACGCCGACGCCGCCATCGGCACCCGCCCCGGCCTGAACCTGCTGCTGGCCCGGTGGGCGCCGCCGCGCCTGCTGCGCATCGGCCAGGAGCACGTGCACCACGACCGGCACGCCTTCGACATCCGCTTCGCCATCGCCCGCCGCTACCGCCGCCTCGACGGCCTCACCGTGCTCACCGAGGCCGACCGCGCCCGCTACCACGGCGTCCTGCGCTCGCCGCCGCCCGGCTGGCTGGCCGTCATGCCCAACCCCCTGCCGCCCGGCCGCCACCCGCGCGCCGCCCTCGACGCCCCCGTGGTCGCCGCCGCCGGCCGGGCGGACCCCGTGAAGCAGTACCCCCTGCTCCTCGACGCGTTCGCCGAGGTCGCCCGGTGCGAACCCGACTGGCGGCTGCGCATCTACGGCACCGCCAAGCGCGACGAGGCGCTGCGCGCCATCATCGCCGACAAGGGCCTGGGCGACCGCGTGGCGCTGATGGGCCGCGTCCGCGACCTGTCCGCCGAACTGGCCGGCGCCTCCGTGCTCGCGGTCAGCTCCCGCTCGGAGGGGTTCGGCATGACCATCATCGAGGCGTTCGCCGCGGGCGTGCCCGTCGTCAGCTTCGACTGCCCGCACGGCCCCCGCGAGATCATCGACCACGGCCGCACCGGCCTGCTCGTCACACCCCAGGACCCCTCCGCCCTGGCCGGGGCGCTGCTGCGGCTGGCCCGCGACCCCGCGCTGCGCCGCCGCATGGGCGACGCCGCGCGGCGCGCGGCCGCGGCCTACGACCTTGGCGCCGTCACCCGCCGGTGGGAGGACTACCTGGCCGCCCGCATGGCCGCCAAGCGGCACGGCCTCAGCCGCGCGACGTGA